One segment of Pyricularia oryzae 70-15 chromosome 3, whole genome shotgun sequence DNA contains the following:
- a CDS encoding maltose permease MAL31, producing the protein MSNDNIRAAAQGAPQDADQIQTEKGPGASHLSQLHEAKIDDKVLRSQAAEATEQEHSIGLVQGFKTYKRAAFWSVVISSTVIMEGYDVTLIGNFFGYPEFRKKYGEYLNERSGYQISSQWQQAFNISSAFANILGALLNGYFTSRYGHRMVLIVSLASLACFVFISFFAPNVQAQLAGQILCNIPWGVFATTGPAYAAEVTPLAIRGYLTAYVNLCWVIGQFISTAVLAGLVNRRDEWGYRIPFALQWIWPIPLMLAAWFAPESPWHLVRTGQLDRAKRSLARLSEPHQTVDLDATVAMMVHTNKLEMEERKGTTYWDAFRGTNRRRTEIACMSFLSQITNGGALCYSGSFFFQQAGVADDVSYYIGVGGIGVAFIGTVLSWGLIYRFGRRTIWIAGFTGIVMILWTIGFLAIPPNQTLALSYAQSFMSVVWLGLYSLTVGPIVYTIVSEIGSTRLRTQTVVLARTTYYLGNVIGGGTLQPKMLAPGDWNLKGKTAFFWASLATLTWIWGYFRMFETKGRTFGEMDVMFQRGISARKSAKYELTSDDMFLAQEQDNRRGGENVKN; encoded by the exons atgtccAACGACAACATCCGGGCGGCCGCCCAAGGCGCACCGCAGGATGCGGACCAGATCCAGACGGAAAAGGGGCCTGGGGCGAGCCACCTCTCGCAGCTGCACGAGGCCAAGATCGACGACAAGGTGCTGCGGTCGcaggcggccgaggccacGGAGCAGGAGCACAGCATCGGGCTGGTGCAGGGGTTCAAGACGTACAAGCGGGCGGCGTTTTGGTCCGTGGTCATCTCGTCGACCGTCATCATGGAGGGCTACGACGTGACGCTGATCGGCAACTTCTTTGGGTACCCCGAGTTTCGGAAAAAGTACGGCGAGTACCTCAACGAGAGGTCGGGCTACCAGATCTCGTCgcagtggcagcaggccttCAACATCAGCTCGGCGTTTGCCAACATCCTGGGCGCGCTGCTCAACGGCTACTTTACGTCGAGGTACGGCCACCGCATGGTCTTGATCGTTTCGCTCGCGTCCCTCGCCTGCTTCGTCTTCATCTCCTTCTTCGCGCCCAACGTCCAGGCCCAGCTGGCGGGACAGATCCTCTGCAACATCCCCTGGGGGGTGTTCGCCACCACCGGGCCGGCCTACGCCGCCGAGGTGACGCCGCTCGCCATCAGGGGCTACCTGACGGCGTACGTGAACCTGTGCTGGGTGATTGGGCAGTTCATATCGACGGCGGTGCTGGCGGGGCTGGTCAACCGCCGCGACGAGTGGGGGTACCGCATCCCCTTTGCCCTGCAGTGGATCTGGCCCATCCCGCTGATGCTGGCCGCCTGGTTCGCCCCCGAGTCGCCCTGGCACCTGGTCAGGACGGGCCAGCTCGACAGGGCCAAGAGGTCGCTGGCCAGGCTGTCGGAGCCGCACCAGACCGTCGACCTCGACGCCACCGTCGCCATGATGGTGCACACCAACAAGCTCGAGATGGAGGAGCGCAAGGGCACCACCTACTGGGACGCCTTCCGGGGCACGAACCGCCGCCGCACCGAGATCGCCTGCATGAGCTTCCTGTCGCAAATCACAAACGGGGGTGCGCTCTGCTACTCGGGCAGCTTCTTCTTCCAGCAGGCCGGCGTCGCCGACGACGTTTCCTACTACATCGGCGTCGGGGGCATAGGTGTGGCTTTCATCGGCACGGTGCTGTCGTGGGGTCTGATCTACAGGTTCGGTAGACGCACCATCTGGATCGCCGGCTTCACCGGCATCGTCATGATCCTCTGGACCATTGGGTTCCTCGCCATCCCGCCCAACCAGACGCTCGCCTTGTCGTACGCGCAGTCCTTCATGTCTGTCGTCTGGCTGGGCCTGTACAGTTTGACCGTCGGCCCCATAGTCTACACCATCGTCTCCGAGATTGGTTCGACGAGGTTGCGCACCCAGACGGTCGTGTTGGCTCGCACCACGTATTACCTGGGCAACGTGATCGGAGGGGGTACCCTGCAGCCAAAGATGCTGGCACCTGGGGACTGGAACCTAAAGGGCAAGACT GCTTTCTTCTGGGCAAGCCTCGCAACGTTGACGTGGATCTGGGGCTACTTCCGCATGTTCGAGACCAAGGGCCGCACCTTTGGCGAGATGGACGTCATGTTCCAGCGTGGCATCTCTGCGCGCAAGTCTGCCAAGTACGAGCTCACCAGCGACGACATGTTTCTGGCGCAGGAGCAAGACAACAGACGGGGAGGGGAGAATGTCAAGAACTGA
- a CDS encoding flavin containing monooxygenase 9, which produces MEKLKVAVIGTGPTGLSMLKVLRDDGFRVTAFERRSRVAGLWSYSDNTTYTTALSTTEANISKYPCGFADFPIHDKYPPYMKAAHFQEFMEDYAKHFDLLKDIVFDTTVRRVARNEADTKWLVQVEKQGGAVEELEFDKVALCHGYQTLAKMPTYPGQDKFEGVLIHGQAFRNGEAFKDKTVIVAGASASSGDVIPSLIPHARKVYLSHRSGGLPIRRWVKGKPVDLNITWRRRQVGFFLQRYLPTLHKFLSDVGLSLVARLTNGPLDPAWRLQPYPSLTLKLTGIWESVMDGLRAGTVTSLHGIKRFTGPRSVEMDDGTVLDDVDAVICCTGYQADWGIAPFVQTSMPSEYGYAGTPLYRLYMNLFPPEYADSCALLCYSAFGKSNGFTFADLSAQAISNVWRGVEPLPSKAAMDKHIDAHQAWVASRWKQDPSIDTSCVKTWEFQGWLHRAAGTGMENIGWGWKGWKFWWKDPEMYRLMNHGVETAHAFRYFETGKRKAWSGAREAIIEVNKRASIFPLKKEALEDAKKR; this is translated from the exons ATGGAGAAATTAAAAGTTGCTGTGATTGGGACAG GTCCGACCGGCCTGTCGATGCTCAAAGTCCTCCGCGATGATGGCTTCCGCGTCACGGCGTTTGAGCGCCGGTCCCGAGTCGCCGGTCTGTGGTCCTACTCGGACAACACAACCTACACGACCGCGCTGTCGACCACAGAGGCCAACATTAGCAAATACCCATGCGGCTTTGCCGACTTTCCCATACATGACA AGTATCCCCCGTACATGAAAGCAGCCCACTTTCAAGAGTTTATGGAGGATTACGCCAAGCACTTTGACCTGTTGAAAGACATCGTCTTCGACACGACCGTCAGGCGCGTGGCGAGAAATGAAGCAGACACGAAATGGCTGGTCCAAGTTGAGAAGCAGGGAGGGGCTGTAGAAGAGCTCGAGTTCGACAAGGTCGCTCTCTGCCATGGCTATCAGACCTTGGCCAAGATGCCCACATACCCCGGCCAAGATAAGTTTGAGGGAGTACTGATACATGGCCAGGCATTCCGAAA CGGAGAAGCATTCAAAGACAAAACAGTCATCGTGGCAGGCGCGTCAGCATCATCCGGCGACGTGATACCGTCTCTGATTCCCCACGCGCGCAAGGTCTACCTCTCGCACCGCTCCGGCGGCCTTCCGATCCGGCGCTGGGTCAAGGGCAAACCCGTCGACCTCAACATCACCTGGCGCCGGCGGCAGGTCGGCTTCTTCCTGCAGCGCTACCTCCCCACGCTGCACAAATTCCTCAGCGACGTCGGGCTCAGCCTCGTCGCCCGGCTGACCAACGGGCCGCTGGACCCGGCCTGGCGCCTGCAGCCGTACCCGTCGCTGACGCTCAAGCTGACGGGCATCTGGGAGAGCGTGATGGATGGGCTGAGGGCGGGGACCGTCACCAGCTTGCACGGCATCAAGAGGTTCACGGGTCCGAGGAGCGTCGAGATGGACGACGGGACGGTGCTGGACGATGTCGATGCCGTGATTTGCTGCACAGGTTACCAGGCAGACTGGGGAATCGCGCCGTTTGTGCAGACGAGCATGCCGTCCGAGTACGGGTACGCCGGAACGCCGCTGTACAGGCTCTACATGAACCTGTTTCCGCCAGAGTATGCCGACAGCTGCGCGCTGCTGTGCTACAGCGCCTTTGGGAAGAGTAACGGCTTCACGTTTGCGGATCTGAGCGCCCAGGCCATTAGTAATGT CTGGCGAGGCGTCGAGCCGCTACCGTCCAAGGCCGCCATGGACAAGCACATCGACGCGCACCAGGCCTGGGTCGCGTCGCGGTGGAAGCAAGATCCCTCGATAGATACGAGCTGCGTCAAGACGTGGGAGTTTCAGGGCTGGCTGCACCGCGCGGCCGGGACCGGCATGGAGAACATCGGCTGGGGCTGGAAGGGCTGGAAGTTTTGGTGGAAGGACCCCGAGATGTACAGGCTGATGAACCACGGCGTCGAGACGGCGCATGCGTTTCGGTACTTTGAGACAGGCAAGCGCAAGGCCTGGAGCGGGGCGCGCGAGGCCATCATCGAGGTCAACAAGCGGGCTAGTATCTTTCCGCTCAAGAAAGAGGCTCTGGAAGATGCAAAGAAGCGatag
- a CDS encoding short chain dehydrogenase, which produces MSPSTIILITGANQGIGYASTKVIASSSDKYHVIVTGRTLEKAEKAVEQLKAEGGLKGSISALQLDQTDVASVERAAAAVDKEFGRLDVLVNNGAMGWQWHGDIQSQMYEYFVDIMATNVAGPFSVSRTFRPLLKKSSDPRSIYVSSGMGSHEFIQQNPMAAKSYGESGIPYPVTKAALNMVAELEAIVHGDEVKTKVFLFCPGLVVSNLRGPSEEMRQMGGNAGDPAVSGQTLLTIIEGKRDADLGRGTVHKDGVYAW; this is translated from the exons ATGTCTCCTTCGACCATCATCCTGATCACTG GTGCCAACCAGGGCATCGGCTACGCATCAACCAAGGTGATCGCCTCCAGCTCAGACAAGTACCACGTCATCGTCACGGGGCGCACGCTCGAGAAGGCGGAAAAGGCCGTGGAGCAGCTCAAGGCCGAGGGCGGCCTCAAGGGCAGCATCTCGGCGCTGCAGCTCGACCAGACCGACGTGGCATCGGTGgagcgggcggcggcggcggtcgaCAAGGAGTTTGGCCGGCTGGACGTGCTGGTCAACAACGGCGCCATGGGGTGGCAGTGGCACGGCGACATCCAGAGCCAGATGTACGAGTACTTTGTCGACATCATGGCCACCAACGTGGCCGGCCCCTTTAGCGTGTCGCGCACCTTTCGCCCGCTGCTCAAGAAGTCGTCGGACCCGCGCTCAATCTACGTCAGCAGCGGCATGGGCTCGCACGAGTTCATCCAACAGAACCCCATGGCGGCCAAGAGCTACGGCGAGAGCGGCATCCCGTACCCCGTCACCAAGGCCGCGCTGAACATGGTCGCCGAGCTCGAGGCCATCGTGCACGGCGACGAGGTCAAGACAAAGGTGTTTTTGTTCTGCCCGGGCTTGGTGGTTTCCAACCTGAGGGGTCCGTCGGAGGAGATGAGGCAGATGGGAGGCAATGCCGGTGACCCAGCAGTCTCTGGGCAGACGCTCCTGACCATTATTGAGGGCAAGAGGGACGCTGACCTTGGACGGGGCACAGTCCACAAGGACGGTGTTTACGCGTGGTAG
- a CDS encoding 2,2-dialkylglycine decarboxylase, which yields MTEPPHPYNALDAAKLQEAADSSLLSYGPSFHNEIIARAEGVFIYTVAGRRILDWTSGQMSCLIGHGNPEVVSVIHQHATSLDHLFSGMLSPPVINLAAELKKLLPPGLERSMFLSTGGESNEAAIRMAKCVTGRWEIVGLSASWHGMTGGAAGAQYHSGRRGIGPMIPGNLMLPAPNTYRSIFRHADGTYDWETELDHGWAMVDAASSGSLAAVILEPILSSAGMHALPDGYLAAMKAHCERRGMLLILDEAQTAIGRAGDMFAFQHPSNGGVVPDVLTLSKTLGNGLPLSAVVTSDAIAARARGEGFLFFTTHVNDPLPAAVGLKVLQIVQRDGLVQRSRRLGERLHAGLRRLQERYACIGDVRGRGLMAGVEIVSDRETKAPGMELADRLGKRMMELGVSANLATLASFGGAFRIAPPITISEEELDLGLGFMEETLRSTEGSMPTGR from the coding sequence ATGACTGAGCCGCCTCACCCCTACAATGCTTTAGATGCTGCCAAGCTCCAGGAGGCAGCTGATAGCTCTCTGCTTTCTTACGGCCCATCTTTCCACAATGAGATAATAGCCCGAGCTGAGGGTGTCTTTATTTACACGGTCGCCGGCCGTCGCATTCTGGACTGGACCTCGGGTCAAATGTCGTGCCTGATCGGGCACGGCAACCCAGAAGTGGTCAGCGTCATTCACCAACATGCCACTAGTCTCGACCACCTCTTCAGCGGCATGCTCTCGCCACCCGTCATCAACCTCGCCGCCGAGCTGAAgaagctgctgccgccggggCTGGAGCGCAGCATGTTCCTGTCGACGGGCGGAGAGAGCAACGAGGCCGCCATCAGGATGGCCAAGTGCGTCACGGGCAGGTGGGAGATCGTCGGGCTCAGCGCGAGCTGGCACGGCATGACgggcggcgccgccggcgcgCAGTACCACTCGGGCCGACGGGGAATCGGGCCCATGATCCCTGGCAACCTCATGCTCCCCGCCCCCAACACCTACCGCTCCATCTTCCGCCACGCCGACGGCACCTACGACTGGGAGACGGAGCTCGACCACGGCTGGGCCATGGTGGACGCCGCGTCCTCGGGGTCCCTGGCCGCCGTCATCCTCGAGCCCATCCTCTCCAGCGCCGGCATGCACGCCCTGCCCGACGGCTACCTCGCCGCCATGAAGGCGCACTGCGAGCGCCGCGGCATGCTGCTCATCCTGGACGAGGCGCAGaccgccatcggccgcgCGGGCGACATGTTTGCCTTTCAGCACCCGAGCAACGGCGGCGTGGTCCCCGACGTGCTGACGCTGAGCAAGACGCTGGGCAACGGGCTGCCGCTCAGCGCCGTCGTGACCAGCGATGCCATCGCCGCGCGCGCCAGGGGCGAGGGCTTCCTGTTCTTCACCACGCACGTCAACGACCCGCTGCCCGCTGCCGTCGGGCTCAAGGTCCTGCAGATCGTGCAGCGGgacggcctggtgcagcggTCGCGGCGGCTGGGCGAGAGGCTGCACGCCGGGCTCCGGAGGCTGCAGGAGCGGTACGCGTGTATCGGCGACGTCCGCGGTAGGGGGCTCATGGCGGGCGTGGAGATCGTCTCGGACCGCGAGACCAAGGCGCCCGGCATGGAACTGGCAGACAGGCTGGGCAAGAGGATGATGGAGCTGGGGGTTTCTGCCAACTTGGCTACTCTGGCGTCTTTTGGGGGCGCTTTTCGCATCGCGCCGCCCATTACCATATCCGAGGAGGAGCTGGATCTAGGCTTGGGCTTTATGGAGGAGACGTTGAGGTCTACGGAGGGGTCGATGCCGACCGGTAGGTGA
- a CDS encoding protoheme IX farnesyltransferase: protein MPGPRASLPSLSAVDNVCWRCCSSSSGRPVPGQRLRGFAIANQARPLSTSPVRPLRFGATTTVRAAASQSPRPNGAYFLSNVLLERFGGFQFSPRSRAIAGTSGSNISNTKRNATVAAADIPPSTSTPRPQVDEELPPHRRRQAARRTAEQAASASSNAPSEAAQTTPVTPPPAAPSGEIPPDASSILSNAAAAQPAQSLRRRLTTLLALSKPRLTMLVVLSAMVPYALYPVPDFLTPGVSAPSLSPLTLLFLTTGTTLCSAAANALNMIYEPKTDALMSRTRTRPLVRNLVTTRAAVCFALFCATTGILALQFGVNPTVAFLGAANIVLYAGIYTPLKRVSALNTWVGAVVGGIPPLMGWAAAAGESAVGDGSWRELLLAPDGSSAGGWLFAALLFTWQFPHFMALSWGVRDEYRAAGLRMLAWTNPARNARVALRYGLVFVPLCVGLCAVGVTEWSFAVTSLPVNLWLARESIRFWQTQGAAGSARGLFWASVWHLPVVMVLALLQKKGMWGRVWRSVFGEPDLDDDLASDDGWEYLDESEEPPAVTTRS from the coding sequence ATGCCCGGTCCGAGAGCTTCGCTGCCGAGCCTCAGCGCCGTCGACAATGTGTGCTGGCGGtgttgcagcagcagcagcggccggCCGGTGCCCGGGCAGAGATTGAGAGGGTTCGCAATCGCAAACCAGGCCCGGCCCCTGTCGACCTCGCCCGTCCGTCCGCTCCGTTTCGGCGCCACAACAACCGTTAGGGCAGCAGCATCTCagtcgccgaggccgaaTGGAGCATACTTTTTATCAAATGTGCTACTGGAGAGGTTCGGTGGCTTCCAGTTCAGCCCTCGATCTAGAGCCATAGCCGGCACATCCGGGTCAAACATATCAAATACAAAGAGAAATGccaccgtcgccgccgccgacataCCGCCCTCTACGTCGACGCCACGCCCGCAAGTCGATGAAGAGCTCCCTCCccaccgacgacgacaaGCTGCGCGTCGCACTGCCGAGCAGGCGGCTTCTGCTTCTTCGAATGCACCCTCAGAGGCTGCACAAACTACCCCAGTAACACCACCGCCTGCTGCGCCGTCAGGCGAGATCCCTCCGGATGCATCCAGTATCCTCTCcaacgcagcggctgcccaGCCCGCACAGtctctccgccgccgcctgacGACACTCCTCGCGCTGTCGAAGCCCCGACTCACGATGCTTGTTGTCCTCTCGGCGATGGTTCCCTACGCCCTGTACCCGGTGCCGGACTTTTTGACCCCCGGAGTGTCGGCACCGTCCCTCTCGCCCCTGACGCTGCTCTTCCTGACGACCGGAACAACCCTCTGCTCCGCTGCCGCCAACGCGCTCAACATGATCTACGAGCCCAAGACGGACGCCCTGATGagcaggacgaggacgaggccgCTGGTCAGGAACCTGGTGACGACGCGCGCCGCCGTCTGCTTCGCCCTCTTTTGCGCGACGACGGGCATCCTCGCCCTGCAATTTGGCGTCAACCCGACCGTCGCCTTCCTGGGCGCCGCCAACATCGTCCTCTACGCGGGCATCTACACGCCGCTCAAGCGCGTCTCGGCCCTGAACACGTGGGTCGGCGCCGTGGTGGGCGGCATCCCGCCCCTGATGGGCTGGGCCGCCGCGGCGGGCGAGTCGGCCGTGGGCGACGGGTCGTGGCGCGAGCTGCTCCTCGCCCCCGACGGCAGCAGCGCCGGCGGCTGGCTGTTCGCCGCGCTGCTCTTCACCTGGCAGTTCCCGCACTTCATGGCGCTGTCGTGGGGCGTCCGCGACGAGTACCGCGCCGCCGGCCTGCGCATGCTCGCCTGGACCAACCCGGCCCGCAACGCGCGCGTCGCCCTCCGCTACGGCCTCGTCTTCGTCCCGCTGTGCGTCGGCCTCTGCGCCGTCGGCGTCACCGAGTGGTCCTTTGCCGTCACCTCGCTGCCCGTCAACCTCTGGCTCGCCCGCGAGAGCATCCGCTTCTGGCAGACGCAGGGCGCCGCCGGCTCCGCCCGCGGTCTCTTTTGGGCCAGCGTCTGGCACCTGCCCGTCGTCATGGTCCTCGCCCTGCTGCAGAAGAAGGGCATGTGGGGCCGCGTCTGGAGGAGCGTCTTTGGCGAACCTgacctcgacgacgaccTTGCCAGCGACGACGGCTGGGAGTACCTCGATGAGAGTGAGGAGCCCCCGGCTGTGACAACACGGTCGTGA